The following are encoded in a window of Aquipuribacter sp. SD81 genomic DNA:
- a CDS encoding MarR family winged helix-turn-helix transcriptional regulator: MPIGLAYLPEQLWLPQQLQHTARAASAHVRQAARGAGLTFAQVAVMATLWRQPDGIPVGAVCENLGLSSATVSPVLRRLHERGLVHREPSAFDARGLIVSPTDAAEPLREVVETALAATERADGLTADERDELLARLEQVCERLRSSILLEGWLPDPPRRRWPSAGFDVDVTSGGDAAAGS; this comes from the coding sequence ATGCCGATCGGACTCGCCTACCTCCCGGAGCAGCTGTGGCTGCCGCAGCAGCTGCAGCACACCGCCCGCGCCGCGTCGGCGCACGTCCGGCAGGCCGCGCGTGGTGCGGGCCTGACCTTCGCGCAGGTGGCGGTGATGGCCACGCTGTGGCGACAGCCTGACGGCATCCCGGTCGGGGCGGTCTGCGAGAACCTGGGGTTGTCGTCGGCGACGGTGTCGCCGGTGCTGCGCCGGCTGCACGAGCGCGGGCTCGTCCACCGGGAGCCGTCGGCCTTCGACGCCCGCGGCCTCATCGTGTCGCCCACCGACGCCGCCGAGCCGCTGCGCGAGGTGGTCGAGACCGCCCTGGCCGCCACCGAGCGGGCCGACGGGCTCACGGCCGACGAGCGTGACGAGCTCCTCGCGCGGCTGGAGCAGGTGTGCGAGCGGCTCCGCAGCTCGATCCTGCTCGAAGGGTGGCTGCCCGACCCGCCGCGCCGCCGGTGGCCGTCCGCCGGCTTCGACGTGGACGTGACCTCGGGCGGGGACGCGGCTGCCGGCTCGTGA
- a CDS encoding LLM class flavin-dependent oxidoreductase: protein MTASVGVMLPREVPPGDVVRVARACEAAGFDEVWVVEDCFFTGGVSTAALALAATEHVVVGIGILPAVARNAAFAAMELATLAGAFPGRVHAGLGHGVASWVEQVGATPASWLTTLRETTDAVRALLAGEEVRTQGQVVALDAVRLSFPPAVVPPLSLGVRGPRSVRLAGESADGLILAEPTPPAYVASARARLDEAATGSTRPGDRRLTTYTWALTGAHVTDEERDAVLRERVLGALRDGGIEAHLADLPEDVRAHLDRVADGSAELSDEALDLLVLRGDDGVRDGVRARHAAGADSVVLIPPRVTDGVDVVLADVAALGEAVLLAGLGRPRPS, encoded by the coding sequence GTGACCGCGTCGGTCGGCGTCATGCTGCCCCGCGAGGTCCCGCCGGGCGACGTGGTCCGCGTGGCGCGGGCGTGCGAGGCCGCGGGGTTCGACGAGGTGTGGGTCGTCGAGGACTGCTTCTTCACCGGCGGCGTGTCGACGGCCGCCCTCGCGCTCGCGGCGACGGAGCACGTCGTCGTCGGGATCGGGATCCTGCCGGCGGTCGCACGCAACGCCGCCTTCGCGGCGATGGAGCTCGCGACGCTCGCGGGTGCGTTCCCCGGCCGCGTGCACGCGGGCCTCGGGCACGGCGTCGCGTCGTGGGTCGAGCAGGTAGGCGCCACGCCGGCCTCGTGGCTCACGACGCTGCGGGAGACGACCGACGCCGTCCGGGCCCTGCTCGCCGGCGAGGAGGTCCGCACGCAGGGGCAGGTCGTCGCCCTCGACGCCGTCCGACTGTCGTTCCCGCCGGCGGTCGTCCCGCCGCTCAGCCTCGGTGTGCGCGGGCCCCGATCGGTGCGGCTCGCGGGCGAGAGCGCGGACGGCCTCATCCTGGCGGAGCCGACGCCGCCGGCGTACGTCGCCTCCGCTCGGGCCCGGCTCGACGAGGCGGCGACCGGGTCGACCCGGCCGGGCGACCGGCGGCTCACGACGTACACGTGGGCGCTGACCGGGGCGCACGTGACGGACGAGGAGCGCGACGCCGTGCTCCGGGAGCGCGTGCTCGGTGCACTCCGCGACGGCGGCATCGAGGCGCACCTCGCCGACCTGCCCGAGGACGTCCGGGCGCACCTCGACCGCGTCGCCGACGGTTCGGCGGAGCTCTCGGACGAGGCGCTCGACCTGCTCGTGCTGCGGGGCGACGACGGCGTGCGCGACGGCGTCCGCGCGCGTCACGCCGCCGGGGCGGACAGCGTCGTGCTGATCCCGCCGCGGGTGACGGACGGTGTCGACGTGGTGCTGGCCGACGTCGCCGCCCTCGGTGAGGCCGTGCTGCTGGCCGGACTCGGTCGCCCACGACCGTCCTGA
- a CDS encoding MFS transporter: MDVARAPDAGEVAYGTRQGTGLLAAVILGSTIAFLDSTVVNVALPRIGEDLDASFAQLQWVVTGYTLTLAAFILVGGSLGDHVGRRKVYVWGIAGFAVTSLLCALAPTANLLVAARVLQGVAGALLTPGSLAVIQASFRPADRGRAIGTWAGVGAAAPALGPALGGWLAEYDWRLVFLVNLPIAVVALVLTARFVPESRDPASAPHLDWTGAVLAVVALAALTVALTGAGRGEGSELLASAAPVAGVVAVVSGVAFVWWLRRASAPMVPPSLFANRTFTVTNLLTLAVYAALGAMFFFLVIQLQTSLGYRPLVAGLAGLPSTLLMVFLSERAGALTDRVGPRLPLVTGPLVAAVGVAWLAFVSEGDSYWTAVLPGVLLFGLGLVLIVAPLTTTVLAAAPDRYTGTASGVNNAVSRAGGLLAVAALPGLVGLGQQDYADPDALTAGYRAAMLISAGLLVAGGLSGLLVPGRLHECRPADGDER, encoded by the coding sequence GTGGACGTCGCCCGCGCACCGGACGCCGGTGAGGTCGCGTACGGCACCCGGCAGGGGACGGGCCTGCTCGCGGCGGTCATCCTCGGCTCCACGATCGCGTTCCTGGACTCGACGGTCGTCAACGTCGCGCTGCCCCGCATCGGCGAGGACCTCGACGCGAGCTTCGCCCAGCTGCAGTGGGTGGTGACCGGCTACACGCTCACGCTGGCGGCGTTCATCCTCGTCGGCGGCTCGCTGGGGGACCACGTCGGTCGCCGGAAGGTCTACGTGTGGGGCATCGCCGGCTTCGCGGTGACGTCGCTGCTGTGCGCACTCGCCCCCACCGCGAACCTGCTCGTGGCCGCGCGGGTGCTGCAGGGCGTCGCGGGCGCGCTGCTGACCCCGGGCTCGCTCGCGGTCATCCAGGCGAGCTTCCGGCCCGCCGACCGCGGGCGCGCCATCGGCACGTGGGCGGGTGTGGGGGCTGCCGCACCGGCCCTCGGCCCGGCCCTCGGCGGCTGGCTCGCCGAGTACGACTGGCGCCTCGTCTTCCTCGTCAACCTGCCCATCGCGGTCGTCGCCCTCGTCCTCACCGCCCGCTTCGTGCCGGAGAGCCGGGACCCCGCCTCGGCGCCGCACCTCGACTGGACGGGCGCCGTCCTCGCGGTCGTCGCGCTGGCCGCGCTCACGGTCGCGCTCACGGGCGCCGGGCGCGGCGAGGGCAGCGAGCTGCTCGCCTCGGCCGCGCCCGTGGCCGGGGTCGTCGCCGTCGTGTCCGGCGTCGCGTTCGTGTGGTGGCTGCGGCGGGCGAGCGCCCCGATGGTGCCGCCGTCGCTGTTCGCCAACCGCACGTTCACGGTGACGAACCTGCTCACCCTGGCGGTGTACGCCGCGCTGGGGGCGATGTTCTTCTTCCTCGTCATCCAGCTGCAGACCTCGCTGGGGTACCGCCCGCTCGTGGCCGGCCTCGCCGGTCTGCCGTCGACGCTGCTCATGGTGTTCCTGTCCGAGAGGGCCGGGGCGCTCACCGACCGGGTCGGGCCGCGGCTGCCGCTGGTCACGGGCCCGCTCGTGGCGGCGGTCGGGGTCGCGTGGCTCGCCTTCGTGTCGGAGGGCGACTCGTACTGGACGGCGGTCCTGCCCGGCGTGCTGCTGTTCGGGCTCGGCCTCGTCCTCATCGTCGCGCCGCTCACCACGACGGTGCTCGCCGCCGCCCCGGACCGGTACACGGGGACCGCGAGCGGCGTGAACAACGCGGTGAGCCGTGCGGGCGGTCTGCTCGCCGTCGCGGCGCTGCCGGGGCTGGTCGGGCTCGGTCAGCAGGACTACGCGGACCCCGACGCGCTGACCGCGGGCTACCGTGCGGCCATGCTCATCTCCGCCGGCCTGCTGGTCGCCGGCGGTCTCAGCGGGCTGCTCGTGCCGGGTCGGCTGCACGAGTGCCGCCCGGCCGACGGGGACGAGCGGTGA
- a CDS encoding dienelactone hydrolase family protein: protein MTDSSTAAENPHQNVSFPSNGGTAHGYLAVPEGGSGPGLVVIQEWWGLTEHIKDVTDRFAREGFVALAPDLYGGATTHDSDEAGQLMQELPVTKAATDLAGAVDFLLQHEAVTSSTVGAVGFCMGGGFVLVLAAQQGDRVGAAVPFYGVGGYDQVDLGGITAPVLGHFGTEDGFAAPEQVDALEAELHEKAKGPVEIVRYEGAGHAFFNDENHLGTYDADKAAQAWARTLEFLRANVR from the coding sequence GTGACCGACTCCAGCACCGCGGCCGAGAACCCGCACCAGAACGTCAGCTTCCCCTCCAACGGCGGCACCGCCCACGGCTACCTCGCCGTGCCGGAGGGCGGGTCCGGCCCCGGGCTCGTCGTCATCCAGGAGTGGTGGGGCCTCACCGAGCACATCAAGGACGTCACCGACCGGTTCGCGCGCGAGGGCTTCGTCGCGCTCGCCCCCGACCTGTACGGCGGGGCGACGACTCACGACTCCGACGAGGCGGGCCAGCTCATGCAGGAGCTGCCCGTCACGAAGGCGGCGACCGACCTCGCGGGCGCGGTCGACTTCCTCCTGCAGCACGAGGCGGTGACCAGCTCGACGGTCGGTGCGGTCGGCTTCTGCATGGGCGGGGGGTTCGTGCTCGTGCTCGCTGCGCAGCAGGGCGACCGCGTCGGTGCGGCCGTGCCGTTCTACGGCGTCGGCGGCTACGACCAGGTCGACCTCGGCGGCATCACCGCGCCCGTCCTCGGGCACTTCGGCACCGAGGACGGCTTCGCGGCGCCGGAGCAGGTCGACGCGCTCGAGGCCGAGCTGCACGAGAAGGCGAAGGGCCCCGTCGAGATCGTCCGGTACGAGGGCGCGGGCCACGCGTTCTTCAACGACGAGAACCACCTCGGCACCTACGACGCGGACAAGGCGGCGCAGGCCTGGGCGCGGACGCTGGAGTTCCTCCGCGCCAACGTGCGCTGA